The DNA region ACAAAACGTTTCATGCCTCAGTGTATTGGTAAAACCTCACTCTAATCGGTTGACGGTGTACTAGTCGCCGATAAATTGAGGTGGGGAGACGGTGTATCTTTGGGTCGTTTGATGTCAAACATCGTCCCAGGGCTGAATTTCCCGGTATAACCTTCAGGCAAACATTTCCACATCGCTTATAAATTTGGGCTCAAACGGTGTATCTTTGGGTCGTTTCAGTGCCAAACACCGTCTCAGAGCTGGAATTCCCGCTGACTCGCTGGGGGCTCAGCCGTTCTCCGACCGTCAATAAGATTGGAGAACGGCGGCATAGTGGTGGATATTTATGGCTATTCTTCGATAGGTGGTTAAGGGATTCTCCGGCAATTCCGACACTTCGGATGGTCAGCTAGACGGTGTATCTTTGGGTCGTTTTGACCAGCTGGACGGTGTATCTTTGGGTCGTTTTGACCAGCTGGACGGTGTATCTTTGGGTCGTTTTGACCAGCTAGACGGTGTATCTTTGGGTCGTTTTGACCAGCTAGACGGTGTATCTTTGAGTCGTTAACGGTGTATCTTTGGGTCGTTTTGACCAGCTGGACGGTGTATCTTTGGGTCGTTTTGACCAGCTGGACGGTGTATCTTTGGGTCGTTTTGACCAGCTAGACGGTGTATCTTTGGGTCGTTGACGGTGTATCTTTGGGTCGTTTTTGCGTTTTTCTCCAGCCTGGAGGGGATCGCCTGAACCGCCTTGTTGTTGCATTCATATCTTTAAAAGAAGTTAAAAGATCAAAAGATATGCAACATCAGCGGTCAAGGGCACGTCACGTTGATGCAAGGCACCGTTGATATATGGCTAGAATGTTCGTATGTCCAAGGTGCGGCTCGTGACCCAGCTCGGTGTGGATGAGCGCAACATCGCGCGGCTCAACCCTGTCTTGGGACTCAACCGGGTGAGCGATGATCTCAATGGCTGGACGAAATCTCTTGCGATAGACAATTTGAGTACGATCTCTATTACCTGCACGGCTGGTAATGGTCAAGTTGTTCCCCATGGTATCGATGGTGATGTCATGTTCGCTTTGACCGCCCTATATGTCATGCAAGGAAAGCCCGAAAACGGAGCTATTGAATTCAGTATCGCCGATTTATGTAGTGTGATTGGTCTCACAAAGAACTCTGTCACATATAACCGACTGCAAGAGAGTATTTTCAGACTTGCTTATGTTAAATTTGAAGTCTTTGAGTCCTGGATACGAAATTCGAAATCAAGTGGCAAGACAGTTACGAGTAATGTCTTTGGTATTATCGACAATTTCAAGAGTGTTGATTTCGACCTACAGAATGACGAACGCCCTTGGATTTTCCGTCCAACGACATTAGTACGCGTGTCTCTAAACTCCGAATTAGTTGAAAGTATTCGTACTGGACATGTTAGATCTATAGACTTGGATTTCTATGGTGGGCTTGAACAGCCATTTAGTCGGCTCTTGTACCGAATTTTGGAAGAGCAGAAATTGCTTCACGCTCCGTGTGCTGTTTTTTCTGTTCCACTCATGACATGGGGTGACCATCTCGGTTTGAGGCGAGTCATCAAAGACGAATCTGGGAAAGTAAAGCTGATTAAAGTTGGAAGAAGTGAGGTACCAGAAACACAAATCGTTTTGCCAGGAAAGATTCGCCGGGCTCTAGAGCCTGCACACGCCGAACTGCAAAAGAAGGGGTATTTACAGAAGGTCGAGATCGTCGGCATTGGGCAAAAGCAAATTATCCACTATGCCTTCGGCAGTCCCATTGCCCCTGTCGATCTCGAACTCGTTGGTCTGTTGACGCAACGTGGGATGTCGCCGAAAGCGGCTGAGCAGCAAGCGCGCACGTATGGCCCGAAGGCAGTGAACCGTGCGGTTGAGGTGTTCGATGCTCGGAAGGCGGCTGGATATATGGTTCGCAATGCAGGCGGCCTGCTGACGGACATTCTCGTAAATCCGGACAAATACGTGCCGATGGATGCCTCATTGCCTGCAAAGACTGGGTCGGTCAAGCCGTCAAAACCTGTCAAACCGATCATCGAGGCAGAGTTGGCGGAGCCGAGCATCGATGAGAAGCGCAAGACGAATGCGTTTGTGGTGGATGGCTGGGCGAAGCGGAAGTGGCTCGTGGGCCAGCAGCATCAGCAGTTGCTCGATCTGGTGAAGCACGGGCGACTGGATGACGCGAAGCTCGTTTCGCTGGGCCTAGCAGATGCGGTCGCGGTCCAGAAGTTTGCGATGGAGGTTCTCGCTCGCGGCTGAAGAAGCGCTCGTTGCTCGCAGGAGGCCCAGGAAGGCCCCTGCGAGCTTCATTTTGGGTCTCTGTGGGCAAGAAAGACTTGCTGCGTCAGGAAGGCGCATGTGGAAGCCAAGAGCAAACATGTGACCTACTCCCCCCTCTGAAGAGAGGGGCATCTCAACCCCTAAACAGGTGTTGGGAGGACCGGCAGACGGACGTCCCCGGACATGTTTCGCAGCGCCCGATGATCAGGCGCTGCAGGGCCGATCCGGCCCTTCGTACTCCGAGCGTTGTACCCTTCCGGGTCGATCCCGAGTTCTCTGATGTTGCTTGCGGCGTTCACGTCCGCATGGTCACCATGACGGCAGGACAGGCAGGCGAACGCTTCGTTCAGGCGGTTCTCCTTGCAGATGAACCCGCACTTGAAGCAGCGCTGGGAGGTGAAGCTCGGATCGACCCGGATGACTGTCCGACCGGCACTCGCAGCCTTGAGGGACAGAACCTGAAACAACTGCGTCCACGCGGCGTCGTGGATGGACCGGGACAGACCTGCCCCTTCATGCACCATCTTTGAAGGTTTCAGGTCTTCATGCACGATGGTGCCGTGAGCAGCGAGCAGGTGGTTGGCCACCTTGTGACTGTGGTCCAGCCGCTGCCTCGCCACCTTCCGGTGGGCCTTGCCGAGCAGGGCCTTGACCCGGGTTCGCCGCCCGCTGCCCCGCTTCTTGCGGGCCAGAGACTGGGAGTGCCGGGTGAGTTTGCGCTGCGAAGCGGCCAGCAGCTTCGGGTTGGTTTCATGACGCCCGTCGGAATCGGTGTAGAGATACCGTGTCCCGACGTCGATGCCGATCACCGAGTCGTTCGGTGGAAGCAACCGAGCTTCCACCTCGCAGGTGTAGACGGCGTACCACTCGCTGCCCTCCCGCTTGATGACTAGGGTCTTCGGACGACCTTCAAGCGGACGGTGCATCTTCACCTTGACCTTGCCGATCTTCGGAAGGTTGATACGCTTCCCGTCCGGGTCGGGGCGACCGCAGGTAGTCCACTTCCAGCCGAGGACGGTTCCGTCCTCGGCTTTCATGGCGGTGCTGCACTCCTGATACCGGAACGAATCCCACCAGCCGCGTCCCCTAAACCTCGGGTAGCCAGCCTTGCTCCCCGCTTTGACCCTGCTGAAGAAGCCCTTGAACGCTTTGTCCAGCGTCTCGAGTGTTCCCTGCAGGACGTGAGCGTGGACCTCTTCGAACTCGGGTCTGGCTTCCTTGACCTCGGGCAGACAGCGCTTCTGGTCATAGAAGGAACGGGACACGCCGGACTTGCGGTAAGCATCTCTGCGTTCCTGAAGGCCGGCGTTGTAGAGTTCGCGACTCAGGTCGAGGTGATGTTGAAACGCGAGTTCCTGCAGGCGGGAGGGAGACAGGCGATACTTATACGCCCGCATCATAAGATGACTCTCCCGTTCTGCATGGAAGACAGGCTATCACGTCCTGACGGACGTGGAGTGGCTTGAGCCCGCCCTGAAGGACGGGGGATGCGCCACCCATCTTCTCAGCAGTCTAATGATGTGACAACAAGAAACGCCGCCCATTGCTGAGCGGCGATCTTTGAGCGAAGCAATCAGATCAGGCGAGCGGCGGAATGCCTACAAGACTAGTGGTGGAGCACCTTGGAAACGATGTCCAACACAAGCTTGACCAACCCCAATATGGCGGACAGGGCCGAAACCCAACCTAAGCCCTTCTTGAGTAGCGCTTTACAGCGTTTTTTGGTATGCTTGCGATGCTTCTTGGACATATACGCACCACCACCCGCAAGGTTCCCCCCTTGCGGGTGGCTCCTTTTTTGGAATGTGGGGCAGTCCAACAAACACACTGACCTGGGTTGTCATACACCTCGCCCGAAGACAAACATAGTATATCAGGTTTTTATCGTTTTGATGGGGTTTTCTAGGTTTCAGGAATGCAAAGGGATACCACTCGACCAGCTTCTTGTAACCTTTTTTAATAGCAGCAGGTGACGCTTGAGCAGATCGTCAGGGTCGTCCGGCCACAGCGCGACGACATTGACTGCCAGCGTGGTGACATCCAGAAGCCGGCGGGCTGTGTCATCGGTGAACAGCAACAGATTCCCCGTCCATACAGCAATGCACAGCATCTGCAGCAGCATGGCCCCTTCGTCGGTCTTCGCCACCGGGCGGACACCTGCGCCGAGCACACACCCCAGCACCAATGCGCCGAGGAAGGGCAGCCATGCGCCAGCTCGCAGCAGCGCGCCGATGGTCGGAACGAAGCACGCCAGCAGGAAGATCAGCCGTGACTTCGAGCGCACATCAAACATGGCTCAGTGTATCGGAGAGACGCTGGGAACAGCAAAAACCCGCCGTTGAGGGCGGGTTTCTCGAATGTACGATTCCGTCCCGGTGGCAGTTCGCGGAGGAACCTAGGGACAGCTGCGAGGGGAACACGGAAGAACCCGGGGGCACGATTGGCCGCGTAGGGCGCTGGCCCCGCACACGTCCTTCCTCTCCTCTACAACAGCATCACGCCCCCCAGGCTGTCAAGAGGGCGTCACCTTGATTCACGTCAAGGTGAACCTATGCGATCCTCTCGCCGAACAGCCGGCGTCTCCCTGGTCTTTGTCCTCATTCTGTCGGCCGTGATGATGTTCGTCGCCGCATCGGTCATTCAGTCAGCCAGTCGCATTTCCAGTGCGTCCGGCAGCGTGGCCCGCGGGGGGGTGACCACGATCAGCGAACAGAATCTGCTGTCGTACAGCGAGCGGCTCTTGGAAGCGAATGGGGCGCAGCTACTGCGGAGTCTGCCCACTCCAACTGGTGATCCGGGGCCCCTGCAGACGCAGTTGCAAGTGCGGGTCGATGCGTGGTGTCGGCGGAACCCCGATGGTCAGGGGGCCGGCCGGGTACAGATCTATTTCACCGATCACGCCTGTGGACAGCTGCGACCAGACGCCGCCGCGTTGGGCACTGCGACCCTTACCACCTTGCCCGGCGGCCTGGTGCGGGCCACCTTCCCCTTCGTGATCGTCACGCCCACATCTGGGCGCAGTGCGTTGCAGGGCGGCACGCTCACGGCGCTCTACGGCGCG from Deinococcus ruber includes:
- a CDS encoding replication initiator protein A, which gives rise to MSKVRLVTQLGVDERNIARLNPVLGLNRVSDDLNGWTKSLAIDNLSTISITCTAGNGQVVPHGIDGDVMFALTALYVMQGKPENGAIEFSIADLCSVIGLTKNSVTYNRLQESIFRLAYVKFEVFESWIRNSKSSGKTVTSNVFGIIDNFKSVDFDLQNDERPWIFRPTTLVRVSLNSELVESIRTGHVRSIDLDFYGGLEQPFSRLLYRILEEQKLLHAPCAVFSVPLMTWGDHLGLRRVIKDESGKVKLIKVGRSEVPETQIVLPGKIRRALEPAHAELQKKGYLQKVEIVGIGQKQIIHYAFGSPIAPVDLELVGLLTQRGMSPKAAEQQARTYGPKAVNRAVEVFDARKAAGYMVRNAGGLLTDILVNPDKYVPMDASLPAKTGSVKPSKPVKPIIEAELAEPSIDEKRKTNAFVVDGWAKRKWLVGQQHQQLLDLVKHGRLDDAKLVSLGLADAVAVQKFAMEVLARG
- a CDS encoding RNA-guided endonuclease InsQ/TnpB family protein, which translates into the protein MMRAYKYRLSPSRLQELAFQHHLDLSRELYNAGLQERRDAYRKSGVSRSFYDQKRCLPEVKEARPEFEEVHAHVLQGTLETLDKAFKGFFSRVKAGSKAGYPRFRGRGWWDSFRYQECSTAMKAEDGTVLGWKWTTCGRPDPDGKRINLPKIGKVKVKMHRPLEGRPKTLVIKREGSEWYAVYTCEVEARLLPPNDSVIGIDVGTRYLYTDSDGRHETNPKLLAASQRKLTRHSQSLARKKRGSGRRTRVKALLGKAHRKVARQRLDHSHKVANHLLAAHGTIVHEDLKPSKMVHEGAGLSRSIHDAAWTQLFQVLSLKAASAGRTVIRVDPSFTSQRCFKCGFICKENRLNEAFACLSCRHGDHADVNAASNIRELGIDPEGYNARSTKGRIGPAAPDHRALRNMSGDVRLPVLPTPV